The genomic region GCCACGAACAGCTGGGCCACCTGCGCACGCCGGTCGAGCCCGTCCAGCGCTGTCTCGACCCGCTCCTCGGGGCTCGCCGGCTCGCTGCTGGGGGCGGCGGTGCTCGGGGCGGTGCTCGGCGGCGCTGCCGCGGACCGGCTCGGCGCAGGGGCTGCCGAGGAACACGCGGTCGCCAGCGCGGTCAGCAGGCACAGCAGCGCGGCAGTGCCCTTGCGGCGGCCGGCGGTCGGCAAGGGAACTCCTCGGGGTCGGGCGAGCGGGGGAGCCCGCCCAGTGTTGCGCGGCACGCGTCCGGCGAGACGTCGGGCGGCTCGGCACCGTCCCCAATGCGTGGCTCGCCGGTCGTCTGACCTGCGGAGAGTGGCGCGGGTGGTGATCGATGCGCATGGGTCGAATGTGGCGTGGTGAATCCGTATCGAGACTTTGTGCATCGTTGCTGTGACCCTCTGTGCCTGCCAGGTTTCTCTCGGACGCCGAACCGGCGCGTTCCGGGTCCTCGCGGGCCCGCTCGGTGGGCTGAACGGATGACGTCTCGTGAGTGCTGGGTTCGGCTTCAGTCCTGTCCCGAAGTGGCGGAGCAAGGGCGTCATCGGTGTCGCGCTCGCGGGAGCGCTGATCGCGGAGACGTTCGTCGTAGCCAGCGAGGCGTACGCGGCACCCGGCGAGGAGACGCCGAGCCAGGAGGAGGCGGCGACGCGTGGGCCCGACGGTGTGCTGCAGGCGCCGGACGCGGCAACGGCGTCGACCATCGCCCGGCTCGAGGGTGAGCGGGTGGAGATCGTCGGCGAGCGCACCGAGAGGTCGTCGTCGTGGGCCCTCCCGGATGGGACCTTCGCCGCCGGTATGGCCAGTGGGCCGATCTGGGTGCGTCAGGGCGACGGTGACGGGACGTCGGCGGCGGACTGGGCGGCGGTCGATCTCACGCTCGAGCAGGCCTCCGATGGCACGGTGGCGCCGAAGGCGCACCCGGGCGGGCTGGAACTGGCGGGGGAGGGCACGCCCGAGGACGGGTTGCTGGTGGCCGTGCACGGCCCGGACGGGGAGACGGTGGGTCTGCAGTGGACCGAGGCGCTGCCTGCGCCGCGGCTGGAGGGGCCGCGGGCGATCTACCCCGATGTGCAGCCCGGTGTCGACATGGTGGTGGAGGCGACCCGCACCGGCTATGAGCAGTTCTTCGTCCTGACCGACCGGCCGGTGGCGGGAGAGGCGCCGGATCTGTCCTTGACGGTGAGCAGTGAAGGGCTGACCGCTACGCCGGACGCCGATGGCGGCGTGGCGTTCAGCACGCCGGATGGGGAGGTGGTCGGCACCTCGGGAACGCCGCTGGTCTGGGACGCCGTGGTGGACGCCGAGCGGCAGCACCCGGTGACCGAGCCGTGGTCGGCCGATGCGCAGGCGCCGAGCGCGTTCGCGCCGTTTCCCGACTGGGGCAACGGGGAGCCGCAGGAGAACTCCGCCTCGGACCCGGTGCAGCCGGCTCCGCAACCCGACAGTACCGCGCCGCCGGTGGCGCCGGGCGCAGATGTGGTGGAGCCGGAAGCTGGCGCCGGCCGGCCGGTGTCGGAGGAGGCGACGGCGGCGGGGGCCACCCCGCTGCTGCCGCTGACGGACTCGGTCGAGGTGACCGCCGCTGGGGTGGTGGAGCTGGCGCTGACCCCGGACGCGGAGTTCCTGGCCGACCCGGAGACCACCTACCCGGTGGTGGTGGATCCGGACTTCTACGCCGAAGACCTGTTCGACACCTGGGTGCAGAGCGGCACTTCCGTCGACCAGTCCGGCAGCGATGAGCTGCGGCTGGGTACCTGGAACGACGGCGCTACCGTCGCACGGAGCTTCATCCACACCGACCTCACGGGGCTGCGCGGTAAGCAGATCCTGAGTGCCGAGCTGGCCTTGTATGAGTGGCACTCCTTCTCGTGCGCGCCGGCGAACTGGGAGGTCTGGGACACCGGCCTGGTCAGCACGGCGACTCGGTTCAGTTCCCCGGTGCCCTGGTACGGCCGGTGGGAGGTGTCCTCGCAAACCACCGGTTACAGCGCCAGCTGCGGCGACGGGTTTGTGAGGGCCGACGTCACGAACCTGTTCCAGTCGTGGGTGAACCACAACGCCGGTGTGGTCAGTATGGGACTGAAGGCGGAGAACGAGGCCGACAACCTCGGGTGGAAGAGGTTCAACTCCGCCGATTACGGCGCAGGCATTCGTCTATGTCCACTACAACACTCCGCCGGGAACTCCGGACACGCTCTCGATGGATCCTCAGCCGACCCCGCTGGCCCCGTCCACGTCGTCGGCGACCCCGTGGATGCGTGCCCGGGCTCATGATGCCGACGGCAAGACGTTCCTCGTCTTCCGCGTGCACAACACCACCAGGGGCACCACCTGGCAGGAGACGACGCCGCTGTCGTCGCCGATCGTGGACGGCTTCATCGCGCCCATGCAGATTCCCAAGGGTCAGCTGGCCAACGGCGACAAGTTTTGGTGGGAAGTGTGGGGATGGGACGGGTCGGCGACCGGTCCATCGACGAAGAGCGTGGTGTGGACGGTGGACACCACGGCGCCGGCGGCTCCGACGGTGACCTCCACCGACTATCCGGCCGATGGCGACTGGCACGGCGCGGAGAACCAGTCGGGATCTTTCGCGTTCACCCTGCCCGCGGCCGACCCGACGATCGCGGCGTTCATCCACGACCTGGACAAGGCCCCGACGGCGACCACCAAGCGGACGAACGTCGCGGCCAACACCGTCAGCATCTCCGTTCCTGAGGTTCCCAAGACGCCGGGCCGGCATGTGCTGCAGGTGCGGGCGGTGGACCATGCGGGCAACGTGTCGCCGCTGATCAGCCACGTCTTCTACGTCGGCAAGGGCGCGCTGACCTCACCGCTGGAAGGCGCGCAGGTGGTGCGCCGGGCACGTCTGACGGTCAAGGCCGACGAGACGCTCACCCACGCGAAGTTCCAGTGGCGGCGTGGCCCGGATGCCGGGGCGGGCCAGGACCTGGACCTGGCCACCCTCAGCGGCGCGAACGGCAGGGGGCTGACCGAGGCCTGGACCGCGCTGGCTGACCTGGGCGGGCACGCCACCTGGGACGCCGGCTCGACGCTGGGCTTCGACGCCGGCCCGGTGCAGGTCCGCGCGCTGCTGTCCAGTGACTCCCAGGGCAGCACCCCGTTCCAGACCCCCTGGGTCACCGTCACCGTCACCCCCGACGCGCAGAACGCCGCCGACGACGACGTCGGGCCCGGCTCGGTCAACCTGCTGACCGGGGACTACCGGCTCTCCAGCACCGATGTCGACGAGTTCGGGCTGGCCGTCGGGCGGACCGCGTCCTCCCGCGATCCGCGGGCGGGTCTGGAGCCGCAGCAGGAGTTGCTCACCCTCTCGGCGCAGCAGGCCTCGGACAAGACCGCGTTCCACACCAACAATGTGACCGTCGGCGTGGATACCACCCGGTGGCACGGCAACAACAACTCTCTCGCCGTCACCCCGACCGGGGCGTCGGTGTCCTCCTTCGCCTATCCCGGCGCCGCCGGCAGCGGCGCCATCGACGGCCTGACGGCGGGCCGCACCTACCGGATCACCGGCTGGATCTACGTGCCCTCAGCCACCGGCCTGGACCCGGGCTCCACGCACGGGCTGCGGATCGTCGGGATGTACAACGAGGGCGGCACCTGGAAGGCCCAGAGCTCGAACAAGCCGACGCGCACCGACACCTGGCAGCAGCTGACCCTGGACTTCACCGTCCCGGCCGGGACGACCGGGCCGCTGATCCGGCTGTACAACGGCTTCTCCGCCACCAGCAAGAAGGTGTTCTACGACGACCTGTCGGTGCGCCAGGTCTGGGCGCCGTTCGGCCCGCAGTGGTCCCTGGGCGTCGCCGATCAGGCCACCGGCGTGGCCTACACCTCGATCACCCAGCCCTATCCCGACGTCGCCGCAGTGCGCCTGAGCGGGGGCGGGGAGGTCTGGTTCACCGGCGGTGGCGCCAACTGGTGGCCCCAGCCCGGTGCTGAAAGCCTGCGGCTGAGCGTCACCGGCCCGGGCACGTGGCGGCTCACCGAGGTCGGCGGCGCCGTCAGCGACTTCAAAGTCCAGTCCGGCGCCAAGGACGCGCAGCTGATCTCGACCTCACCGCCGGCGGCGGCCGGCCAGACCCGGTTCATGTACCAGGTGGCGAACGGCCAGTCGCGGCTGCACCGCATGATCGCGCCGGTCGAGCCCGGCGTGGACAACTGGCCGGACAACCCCGAGGCCTGCACCACCCCCACCCCGGCGGCCGGCTGCGAGGTCGTCGAGCTCGTCTACGCCGGCACCACGACCGCCACCGCGTCGGCGGCGGGCGACATCGCCGGGCAGGCCACCCAGGTCAAGCTGTGGTCGTCGGCGACGCCGACCGCGGTGACCACTGCGGTGACCGCGGTGCAGTACAGCTACGACGAAAAGGGCCGGCTGCGCCAGGCATGGGATCCCCGCGTCCAGCCGCAGCCGCTGAGAACCAGTTACGAGTACGACGACGACGGTCGCGTCACGACGCTGACGCCACCCGGTGAGCTGCCGTGGCGCTTCCGCTACGGCACCGGCGGCACGCAGAGTCCGATCGGCAACGGGGATCTCATCGACCGCAGCTCCGGGCGGCTCTACAGCGTCACCCGCGCCTCCCTGCAGCCGGGCACGGCGGACCAGATCGGCCCCGACACCACCAGCACCGTGGTCTACGCCGTGCCGTTGACCCGCGCCGCCGGCGGCCCCTACGACCTGGACGCCGACGCGATGGCCGCCTGGTCGCAGCAGACCGCGCCCACCGACGCCACTGCCATCTTCGGGCCGGAGGACCCGCCCGGGTTGACCACGGCCACCGCCACCAGCCCGGGTGCCGACGGCTACCGGCCGGCGGTCGTGCACTACCTGGACGCCTCCGGGCGGGAGGTGAACACCGCGACCCCCGCTGGTCCGGATGCACCGGCGGCCGGGTTCATCGACACCGCCGAGTACGACCAGTACGGCAACGTCGTCCGTTCCCTGGACGCGACCAACCGGTTGCTCGCCCTCGGGCAGCTGCCCACCGCGGCAACCGATCTGGCCGCGCTGAACCTGGCGCAGGCCGACCCCGCCAGCCGCGCGGTGGCCCTGGACAGCGTGCACACCTACGGGCCCGAAGGACTGGATCTGCTGCGCTCCCGCGGTCCGCTGGTGCGGCTGGCCGTCGGCGACGACCCCGACAATGTGCAGCTGGTGCACGACGTGAGCACCTTCGCCTACGACGAGGGCAAGCCCGACGGCGTCGCCTACCGCCTGGCCACCACCCAGACCGACGCGCTGCTGATCGCCGGCTCCGCCCCGGAGCAGCTGGTCGACGTCGAGGTGACGAAGAACGGCTACGACCCGATCGACGGTGCTTCCCCGCTCGGGCCGACGTCGGGGTGGAAGATCGGGCAGCCCACCAAGGTGACCTTCGACGCCACCGGCGCGAACCTGTCGGCGCTCATCCGGTACGACGGGCAGGGCCGCGCGGTGGAGTCGCGCGGCATCGGCGCCACCGGCGATGACGCCCGCACCAATATCGCCGTCTACTACACCGCCGGACCCAATCTGCAGCGGGCGGAGTGCGGCGGAAAGCCGGCCTACGCGGGGCTGCCGTGCATGAGCTACGCGGCCGGGGCGGTGACCGGGCACGACCCGTCGCGGATGGCCGACCGGCTGCCGGTCAAGCACGTCACCGGCTACAACCGGTACGGCTCGATCGTGTCGGTGACCGAGTCGGCCACCGGCCCGGTGGCGGGCGCGACGACGACGGTGTCGCGCACGACCGTCACCGAGTACGACACGGCCGACCGGGTGCTGTCGGTGACGCTCACCGGGACGGGTGCCGGCGCCGGGGCCCCGGTGGCCAAGACGGTCAACCGCTACGACCCGGCCACCGGTGACGTGACGGTCATCGACGGGGTCGACCAGGCCGGTTCGGTGGTGTCGACGGTGAAGAAGTCCTTCGACCTGCTGGGCCGGATGACCCGCTACGAGGACGGCAACGGCGGCTGGACGACCAGCGTCTTCGACTCGTTCGGCAAGCCGACGGAGGTGACCGACTCCACGGGGTCGACGACGTCGTTCACCTACGACCGGGCGAAGGAGCCGCGTGGGTTCGTGACGTCGGTGACCGATTCGGTGGCCGGCACGATCTCGGCCTCGTACGGGCCGGACGGGCAGGTCACGGAGCAGACGCTGCCGGGTGGGGTGGGTCTGCGGGTCGGGTATGACGCCAACCGCACCCCGGTGTCGCGCAGCTACGTGCGCACCGCCGATGACGTGGTGATCGCGGCGTCGTCGGCGCTGGAGAACTCGGCCGGGCAGATGGTCACCCACTCCACCCCAGCGGCGAAGAAACAGTACGACTACGACGGCCTGGGCCGGCTGGTCGGGGTGCAGGACACGATCCACGGCACCGGGTTGTGCGTGGCGCGGGCGTACGGCTACGACCCGCGCGGGAACCGGTCGTCACTGGCCAGCGCGGCGTCGGGTGACTCGACGTGCGCGGACCCGGGCAACCCCGGCGGCGCGGCGGTGACCGGCAACTCCTACACCTATGACTCCGCCGATCGGCTGGTGGCCGAGTCGGCGGTGGATGCCGGGGCGTGGGTGTATGACCCGCTGGGCCGGATCACCACCGCCCCGGTCCGCGGTTCGCCGGGGGCGACGGTGGTCAACGGGTTCTTCGCCAATGACCTGATCGCCTCCCAGACGATCGAGGGGGTGGCGCGGCAGACGTGGTCGTTGGATGCGATCGGCCGGTTCGCCTCCTACCGCAACGAGGCGTGGGCGGTCGGCGGGGACGGGGTGGCCGGCTGGCAGGAGGCGGTCACCAAGGTCAACCACTACGACTCCGACAGCGATTCTCCGGCGTGGATCGCCGAGGACGTCTCGCTGCCCGATGAGATCACCCGCTACGTCGACGGCCTGGACGGCAACCTCGCGGCCGAGACCGGCAAGACCGGTGGCCGGGTGCTGCAGCTGGTGGATCTGCACGGTGACGTGATGACCACCCTGCCCATCCGGGACGGTGCGGACACCGCCGACTGGACGGCGCTGCAGCATCAGACCGCGGATGAGTTCGGCAACCCCACCGACCTCACCACCGGCGCCGCCGTCGTCACCGACGGGCAGTCGCCGGGCAAGGACGGCCGCTACGGCTGGCTGGGCGGCAAGCAGCGCTCCGCCGATGCGCTGGCCGGGGTGCTGCAGATGGGGGTGCGGCTCTATGACCCGGCGACGGGCCGGTTCTGGTCCCGCGATCCCTCACCGGGGGGCAACTCCACCGCCTATGACTACTGCTCCGCCGATCCGGTCAACTGCACCGACCTCGACGGCCACGCCGGCTGGTTCTCCAACCTGGTGAAGAAGGCCGCCAAGAAGGTCGCCAAGGTCGCCGAAGTCGTCGCCACCGTCGTCCCCGGACCCATCGGCGTCGCAGCAGCGGCGATCTCCGCCGGCGCCTACGCCGCCACCGGTAACCGGCGCAAAGCCCTCCAAATGGGCGTCACCGCACTAGCGGCGATGGTCCCCGGCGGCGGAGCACTCGTCAAAGCCGGCTTCGCCGCCGCAAGAGCCGGCGGACGCGTCGCCGCGAAGGTCGGGCAGACGGTGGCCAAGCCCTTCCGTCGGGCCCCCAGTTGTCGGCGCCCGAACAGCTTCACCCCCGAGACCGGCGTCCTGATGGCCGACGGCACGACCGTGCCGATCAGCGACGTCGAGGTCGGGGACCTGGTCGCCGCGAGAGACCCGCTCACAGGCGAGTTGACCGCCCAACCGGTGCTGGACGTGATCGTCGGCCGCGGCGACAAGCACTTGATCGAGGTCGTCACCGCACCAGTACCAGCTGACCTACTGGATGACGGACGGGTCGCCGACGACGACCCGCGCGCCGACGCTTGGACAGCTACCGCCAAGCACCCCATCTGGGTCGAAGAGCAGGGCTGGACAGACGCCGACGAGCTCGCCGTCGGCGACCTCCTTCAAGGCGCCACCGGCGAACTCCGCATCGTCCAAGACGTCGACGACCACGGCTGGCTTCAGGACCAGACCGTCTACAACCTCAGCATCGCCAACGTCCACACCTTTATCGTCGGCGAAACCGGCCATGGGATCACCGTTCATAACACGCCACCGCAAGTCTGTCTTCTTTCTCCGGGGCCGAATGCTCGAGCGTCGGTACCGGCGACTGGACCGCGTTCGACCCAAGTACAGAAGCGGGAGGTCGACGCGATCGGGCAGGCGCACGGCTGCCACACCTGCGGCCGGAAGACGGCTAACGGAAGGTACACGCCGGATCATCAGCCACCGACCGCCATGGCTAACGGTCGCGCTCAGAGATTATATCCTCACTGCTCGCGCTGCAGTCGATCGCAGGGTGGCCATGTCGCGGCGCATATTCGGAGAAATGGTGGACGTTGATTATGGCAGCATTGAGGATCACTCGATCCTTGGAGCACGGCATGTTCACGTTGTTCGACGATGGAGTCAGGGAGGACCTCCCGCCCTTTGATTTGAACGATATGCCAGTCTTTGCGTTCGGCAGTACGCTTGCTGTTGCAGCTCAGCACGAGATGGATGGGGATGTGCTGATTCAGGTGGCCGTGGAGGAGCCCTGTGACCTGCTGAGAACTCCAGAACTGGCGGCTGAGGGAACTTTATTGCTGCCAACCGGACAGCTACACGTTTACACGTCAGCGTGGGTGGACGACGATGTTCTTTCCGTACGTCCGGGCAACTACGCCTTTCTGGTGCATACAAGTGCAGGTGATGAGCCGGAGTTCGTTTCCGTGGTACTGACTCGGCTTTCTGAAGCGGACTGATGTCAGGGCGAGGACTACTGCTCCGGCGTCCCGGTCAAGCTCATCGTCACCATGCCTGATCGACGGCCGTCAGCGACTGTCCCGGCGGAGTGGGTGATCCTGCGGGACCTCGACGAGCACGATGCGAACGCCGTCGGGGTCCTCGACCCACATCTCCACCAGGCCCCACGGCTCCAGCTGCGGCGGGTGGGTGACTGTCACGCCGGCGGCCGTCAGGCGGGCGTGTTCGGCGGCGACATCCCGCACCTGGAGCCACAGCGCGAGTCCGTGCGGCGGCTCCTCGGCCTGGCCGGACACCTCCAGCAGTCCGTTGCCTACGAAGTAGACGACGCCGCGGTGCTCCGGGGGGCCGAACTCCCGGTAGACCGCCAGCCCGAGCACGTCGCCGTAGAACGCCCGCGACAGCTGGGGCTCGGTCGGACGCAGCAGCACACGGCTGCTCAGAACCTCCATGCCCGCATCCTGGCGCACGGGCAGGAGGCGGCGCGGCCTGCGGACGTCACGCTCGCCGTGACGGGGCGCGGGTAATACCGTCGGGCCATGGGTGGCGAGCAGCAGCGACCGGAACCCCAGCCAGCGACCGGCAACCTGGTGGGCCGCTCCATCGACGAGTTCGTGGGCCAGCTGCGCGGGTTCACCGACCGCGCCCGCTCGCTCGCCGGCGCCGTCCCGTCGAAGTTGCACCTGCCCTCGCTGCCCAGCCCGCCGGGCGCGATGTCGGCGGCCCAGGTCGGCGCGGTCGCGCAGACGGTGAAGGCCCAGCGGCAGTCCATCGCGGCCATGCGGGCGCAGCTCGACGCGTTCGACCAGCAGCTCGGCATCCTGGAGAAGATCCTCGATCCGCTGGTCGAGTGGAGTTCCACCTGGGCCCAGCTGGAGAAGGCCGTCGGTGACTTCGTGCGGCCCACGAACGACAGCGGGAAGCCGCCGGAGATCTAGAGGCCCTCGTCCTCGCCGCCGTCCCGGGGCCTGCGGCGCAGCAGCCCCGTCACCGACCCCACCCGGTCCTGCGCGACCCGCAGCCCGTGGATCAGCGGCACCAGGTCCTCCTGGATGCGGCGCAGCGTGTCCGGCACCGTGTCGACGACGGGGTCGTCGAGCACCCGTCCCACCCGCTCGATCCCCGGCTTCAGCGCGCGCACCGGCTCCTCGAGTTCCTCCACGAGGTCCTCGAGCCGCTCGGCGATCCGCTGGGCCGAGGCGATCGTCGCGTGCGCCATCGTCGTCGCCTCGGTCAGCTCCTTGACGGTGCCGTTGAGGTCGCTCAGGGTGCGCGGCAGCTGGGCCAGCGCCTCGGTCTGGGTCTGCAGGAGGGCCAGCAGCTCGCTGAGCCCGGGGATGCGGGGCATGCCCATCCCGCGGAAAGGATCCACGTCAGCAACCGTCCGCGACGGGGTCCGCCACCGCAACCGCGCGTGCGGCGGTCAGAGCCAGGTGGTGATCCGGACCGTGGTGCCGCGCTCCGAGGAGCGCAGCTGGACGAGGTCGCAGAGCTGGTTGACCAGGAAGACGCCGCGCCCGCCCTCCTGCTCCACCGACGGCATGAGCCGGCCGATGAGGGGATCGGCGACCAGACCGGAGTCACTGAACTCCACGACGGCCGCGGCCGGCGCCACCCACATCGCGACCGTCCCGGTGCCACCACCGTGTCGGATGCTGTTGGTCGCCAGCTCCGAGGCCGCGAGCTCGAGCACCTCGACCTTCTCCTCCGGAAGGCCCACCGTGCGGGCGAACTGGGCGA from Blastococcus colisei harbors:
- a CDS encoding VOC family protein, whose amino-acid sequence is MEVLSSRVLLRPTEPQLSRAFYGDVLGLAVYREFGPPEHRGVVYFVGNGLLEVSGQAEEPPHGLALWLQVRDVAAEHARLTAAGVTVTHPPQLEPWGLVEMWVEDPDGVRIVLVEVPQDHPLRRDSR
- a CDS encoding RHS repeat-associated core domain-containing protein; translation: MDPQPTPLAPSTSSATPWMRARAHDADGKTFLVFRVHNTTRGTTWQETTPLSSPIVDGFIAPMQIPKGQLANGDKFWWEVWGWDGSATGPSTKSVVWTVDTTAPAAPTVTSTDYPADGDWHGAENQSGSFAFTLPAADPTIAAFIHDLDKAPTATTKRTNVAANTVSISVPEVPKTPGRHVLQVRAVDHAGNVSPLISHVFYVGKGALTSPLEGAQVVRRARLTVKADETLTHAKFQWRRGPDAGAGQDLDLATLSGANGRGLTEAWTALADLGGHATWDAGSTLGFDAGPVQVRALLSSDSQGSTPFQTPWVTVTVTPDAQNAADDDVGPGSVNLLTGDYRLSSTDVDEFGLAVGRTASSRDPRAGLEPQQELLTLSAQQASDKTAFHTNNVTVGVDTTRWHGNNNSLAVTPTGASVSSFAYPGAAGSGAIDGLTAGRTYRITGWIYVPSATGLDPGSTHGLRIVGMYNEGGTWKAQSSNKPTRTDTWQQLTLDFTVPAGTTGPLIRLYNGFSATSKKVFYDDLSVRQVWAPFGPQWSLGVADQATGVAYTSITQPYPDVAAVRLSGGGEVWFTGGGANWWPQPGAESLRLSVTGPGTWRLTEVGGAVSDFKVQSGAKDAQLISTSPPAAAGQTRFMYQVANGQSRLHRMIAPVEPGVDNWPDNPEACTTPTPAAGCEVVELVYAGTTTATASAAGDIAGQATQVKLWSSATPTAVTTAVTAVQYSYDEKGRLRQAWDPRVQPQPLRTSYEYDDDGRVTTLTPPGELPWRFRYGTGGTQSPIGNGDLIDRSSGRLYSVTRASLQPGTADQIGPDTTSTVVYAVPLTRAAGGPYDLDADAMAAWSQQTAPTDATAIFGPEDPPGLTTATATSPGADGYRPAVVHYLDASGREVNTATPAGPDAPAAGFIDTAEYDQYGNVVRSLDATNRLLALGQLPTAATDLAALNLAQADPASRAVALDSVHTYGPEGLDLLRSRGPLVRLAVGDDPDNVQLVHDVSTFAYDEGKPDGVAYRLATTQTDALLIAGSAPEQLVDVEVTKNGYDPIDGASPLGPTSGWKIGQPTKVTFDATGANLSALIRYDGQGRAVESRGIGATGDDARTNIAVYYTAGPNLQRAECGGKPAYAGLPCMSYAAGAVTGHDPSRMADRLPVKHVTGYNRYGSIVSVTESATGPVAGATTTVSRTTVTEYDTADRVLSVTLTGTGAGAGAPVAKTVNRYDPATGDVTVIDGVDQAGSVVSTVKKSFDLLGRMTRYEDGNGGWTTSVFDSFGKPTEVTDSTGSTTSFTYDRAKEPRGFVTSVTDSVAGTISASYGPDGQVTEQTLPGGVGLRVGYDANRTPVSRSYVRTADDVVIAASSALENSAGQMVTHSTPAAKKQYDYDGLGRLVGVQDTIHGTGLCVARAYGYDPRGNRSSLASAASGDSTCADPGNPGGAAVTGNSYTYDSADRLVAESAVDAGAWVYDPLGRITTAPVRGSPGATVVNGFFANDLIASQTIEGVARQTWSLDAIGRFASYRNEAWAVGGDGVAGWQEAVTKVNHYDSDSDSPAWIAEDVSLPDEITRYVDGLDGNLAAETGKTGGRVLQLVDLHGDVMTTLPIRDGADTADWTALQHQTADEFGNPTDLTTGAAVVTDGQSPGKDGRYGWLGGKQRSADALAGVLQMGVRLYDPATGRFWSRDPSPGGNSTAYDYCSADPVNCTDLDGHAGWFSNLVKKAAKKVAKVAEVVATVVPGPIGVAAAAISAGAYAATGNRRKALQMGVTALAAMVPGGGALVKAGFAAARAGGRVAAKVGQTVAKPFRRAPSCRRPNSFTPETGVLMADGTTVPISDVEVGDLVAARDPLTGELTAQPVLDVIVGRGDKHLIEVVTAPVPADLLDDGRVADDDPRADAWTATAKHPIWVEEQGWTDADELAVGDLLQGATGELRIVQDVDDHGWLQDQTVYNLSIANVHTFIVGETGHGITVHNTPPQVCLLSPGPNARASVPATGPRSTQVQKREVDAIGQAHGCHTCGRKTANGRYTPDHQPPTAMANGRAQRLYPHCSRCSRSQGGHVAAHIRRNGGR
- a CDS encoding DNRLRE domain-containing protein; its protein translation is MSAGFGFSPVPKWRSKGVIGVALAGALIAETFVVASEAYAAPGEETPSQEEAATRGPDGVLQAPDAATASTIARLEGERVEIVGERTERSSSWALPDGTFAAGMASGPIWVRQGDGDGTSAADWAAVDLTLEQASDGTVAPKAHPGGLELAGEGTPEDGLLVAVHGPDGETVGLQWTEALPAPRLEGPRAIYPDVQPGVDMVVEATRTGYEQFFVLTDRPVAGEAPDLSLTVSSEGLTATPDADGGVAFSTPDGEVVGTSGTPLVWDAVVDAERQHPVTEPWSADAQAPSAFAPFPDWGNGEPQENSASDPVQPAPQPDSTAPPVAPGADVVEPEAGAGRPVSEEATAAGATPLLPLTDSVEVTAAGVVELALTPDAEFLADPETTYPVVVDPDFYAEDLFDTWVQSGTSVDQSGSDELRLGTWNDGATVARSFIHTDLTGLRGKQILSAELALYEWHSFSCAPANWEVWDTGLVSTATRFSSPVPWYGRWEVSSQTTGYSASCGDGFVRADVTNLFQSWVNHNAGVVSMGLKAENEADNLGWKRFNSADYGAGIRLCPLQHSAGNSGHALDGSSADPAGPVHVVGDPVDACPGS